The DNA region GGTAATTCTGATAAAGGATTTAAGTTTTTGGCATTAATAACCTCTATCTCAATTGCCTTTTCTAATAAATCTTTCACAGTTACAACCCCATAATACCTAGCATCTTTCGTGACAACAATTAGATCATACAATTGTTCAGCCGATCTAGCCATAGCTTTTTTGGAAACAATATCAATTGTCATCTTATAATCTACACTCAAAAAATTAGCATTAGCTATTTCTCTTACTGGCTTTTTTCCATAGAGCGAATAGCCATATTGTCCACTTAAAAATTTATACATTTCATTTTTAGTTACTATCCCTAGAAGTTGCTCTTCTTCAACTACACAATATCCTGGTGCAGCTGTATCTTTTTTAAAAATAGCATCAACTTGTTCAACTTTTAAGTTTGCATTTACAGTTGGTAACTTTTTGCAAATTTTATAAATATATAACTCATATATCGTGCTGCCAATAAATCTGTTTTTATTTTTATTCGCTTGAAGAATTATTTCTTGAACCTGTTCAGAAATATTTTGAATTTTACTACTTGGTTTTTGAATAAAATAACCTTGTCCATAATGAACTCCCATTTCAATCAATTTTAATAATTCTGCTTCAGTCTCAATTCCTTCAGCTATCAAGTAAGTATTAGTTAACTGGCCAAATTCACACATACTCTTAACCATCGCCTGCTTAACAAAATCTTTGTCGATATTTCTAATTAAATTCATATCTAATTTTATAAAGTGTGGATATACGCCTGATATTAAATTTAAACCAGAAAATCCAGCACCTACATCATCTATGGCAATTTGATAGTTTTGGCTTTTATAGTTTTGTACAGTATTTATAAAATCTGGAACGTTACTAATTGCCTGTCTTTCAGTTATTTCAAAAATTATTTTATCAGGATTAATTTTAAATTTATTTAGATACTCTCTAGTAAACCCCTGCCGAAACTTTATATCATGCATAATGTGTGGGCTAACATTTAGAAATATTTTTTTATCTTCCTCAAGACATTTTGCTTTTTCTAAAGCTTTCCAGCGGCAAAGATACTCTAACTCCCAAATTCTACCGTATTTTTCTGAAAGGTTAAATAATATTTCCGGGTTTTCCATACTACTATTTTCTGGGCCACGACTCAAAGCCTCATAACCATACACTTCCGAACTTCTTAAAGAAATTATGGGTTGAAATACAGTTGTAATTTCAGCCTTATCAATAACTGAAGCAAACAAAATTTCTTCTAGATTAGCGCTCTGCATATTATTCAATAAATCTTCTCTTCTCAAAAAAATTCACCACCTATTTAAATTATACGCCAAAAAGAATTTTTTTAGTTTTATTTGTGTTAATTTTTGATTAATTTATATTAAACTAACAAAGAAGCTGAACTAAGTTTATCTTCTTAGTCAGCTTCTTTGCTAATTTAAATACTTGTTTTGAAAAAGTTTTTGAACTAAATCTCCTGCCACTGGTTTGCTAAATAGATAACCTTGTAAGTAATCACTCCCAGCTCGCTTAAGTTTACCTACTTCTTCAAAATCTTCCACTCCCTCAATAACTACTTTCAAATTTAACCCATGTGCTAGGGCTATTAAACTATCCATCACCTTAGTGTTGTCTAGATTTATAAACTTATCTTTCAGACTCTTATCTAATTTTATTTTATTTACAGGCATAAACGTAAGATAATTAAGTGAAGAAAAACCAGTTCCGAAATCATCTAAAGCAATACTCATACCTAATGCTTGAATTTTCTCCATAGTTGCTATAGTTTCTTCTCGGTTTTCTAGTAAAACATTCTCCGTAATTTCTATCTCCAATAAACTAGATTTTATATTGTTTTTTTCTAGTTCTTCTTGAATATAAGTCACTAATAGTGGATCTTCAAACTGTCTTGGTGATAAATTTATTGCTACCGGCTTTGGTTCATGGCCTAATGATTGCCAAATATTAAGTTGCCCCAAAACTTCCTGTATTACCCACCTACCAATAGGCACTATTAACCCAGTCTCTTCTGCTACTGGGATAAATTCTCCTGGATAAATATTAGTAGCTCGCATACGTAACAAAGCCTCGAAATAAGCAATTTCTCCTGTATCTGTTTTTATTACCGGCTGATATAAAACTTGAAAATCTTTTTGTTCCAAAGCAATCCTTAAGAATTTTTCAATTTTAATTTTTTCGCTGAAAATAGCATTCATACTTTCATTGAAAAACCCATATCTGTTTTTCCCAGCACGTTTAGCACTGTACATAGCAATATCTGCTTTTATAAGTAACTCATCAACACTATTGCCATCATATGGATAAAAAGCAATTCCCATGCTAATTGTAAGATGATTATTTATCCCCTCAACCATATTGTCATGTTTTACAGTTTCATTAATTTTAACAATAAGCTTCTCTACTTCTTTTAAATCTGTCTGCTCGTTTAATCTAATTAAAAATTCATCACCACCAAACCTATAAACTGCAGATTTTTCGCCTACAACTCTCGATAAAATATCTGCAACATTTTTTAAAACTTTATCTCCGTAAATATGTCCCAGCGTATCATTAATATTCTTAAAATTATCGATATCCAATAATAAAACTGCACCTTTTTTGCCTTTTTCTAAGTCTATAGCAAGTTTTTCAACAAATTTACGTTTATTATAAAGTTCGGTTAGTTGATCATGATCTGCCAAAAAGCGAATATATTCTTCTTGGCGTTTATAATCACTAATCTCAACTAATACACCCGTTAAAACTAAACGACACTCTAAAGCATCATTGAAACTTTTTCCGCGCATTAAATACCAATACTGTCTATTTAATTTATCTATAATACGAAATTGAACTTGCACTGCACTTTGAGTCTTATATTGATAGTTAGCTAAACTTTCTCTTACTAATTCTCTGTCCGCCTCATAAACTACCTCAGATATAAAGTTTATTAAAGCTATTTTATCTTCTTCCATCCCTGTTTTCTGCCTAAAATTTTCAGAAAAAATTATCGTTTTTTCTAAAATATTTAGCTCCCAAACTACACTATCTGTTACTTCTACAGCAAGTGTGTACTTTTCTTTTAAAGCTTTCATCTTTTCTGCGTAGTCTTGTATTTCCTCATATTGAGCTTGCAATTCTTCTTCACTAGCTGAAAGTTGCCCAACAACTGCCTCTAGCTCTTCATTTGCTGCATATAATTCATCCTGATTATCAAGCATTTTAGCAAAGTATTCTTGACTTTTATCTAGGTTTTTATTTATTGCCTGACGCAAAAGTAAAAACGGATCATTTTCAATTTTAGGCAGACGATAATCAATATCATCTTCTATAGATATAGCTTTAATGTCTGACTCCAGATCAACAATCGGTTTTATAATCTGTTTTTTTAAAGCCTTTCGCAAAGAAAAACTTAACAACCCTAAAATAAAAGTACCCCACAACAAAATTTTTAAATTATTTTTTTCTACTTCTGTTTTAACATTTTCCATCGAATAGCCTAGCTGCAAGGCACCCACAATTTGACCTTCAACTATCACAGGAAATAAAATATCATAAATTTCGGTTGCCGTTGTCGTATCAACAGTTTCTTGCGCTTGATAATCACCTATTTCTATGACCTTTTGTAAGTAACTATATCTTGGTAATTGTTTTCCTTGTAGTTCTTCATTACTATGCGCAACTATTCTATAGTTTAAATCTACAAAACCCACATATACTATATTTTTTTCTAAAGCTAAACTCTGCACTAGTTTTTGATAATTAAACTTTTCATTCATTTTACTTATTCTTGCTGCTGATATTCCAACTTGGACAAAGCTACCATCTTCAGCTCTAACCGCACCATATTTTAGTAACTTGCCATATTTAGAATCAGGTCTAATTTTTTCCATTAACTCTTTTTGACCTTGTACTATAGCTATTAGTGGATGATTTATTGTAGTTTGCCAACCAATATACCCAGGTATAGTAGCATATACAACCTCGCCTTTACTATTTAGCCAATATAATTCATCAACATCCAAATTCTTAGCCAATTGTAATAATCTTGTATTATTCAAATTTTCCGCGTCTTTTATTACGATATTAGCTGCAATTCTTATTTTTTCATTCAATTGTTCTTCTAAAACATCAATAGCAGCTTTGCGGTCAGTTATTCGACTGGAGAATTGTTGCGACAGGAATACTCCATTGGTTTGCATTTCACTAATGATACTATCTTTGATATTGTTAGCAGAAATGTATGAAATTAAGGCAATCGCTAAAAATACTGCGATCAAAGGAATTAGCGATATTCTTTCTACCAAAGATATATTTTTAATCTTTTCAAAATAGTAGTTCATTTTTGTTAATTTCATATCTTTATATTCCTTTTCCAAAATTAAGTTTACATTAATATTCATTATATCTTACTATCTTTTAAAAGGTAAAGCCCTAACTTATCAAACAAAATAAATCCTTGTTAGCTAAATATTTTTTAGCTAACAAGGATTCGTCTTAATTTTAACTTGTTTTTTACATATCTTTTATATTTTTATTCTGCTTTATCGCCCCAGGTCCATCATTGGCCACAGCAACATCTGCTTCTCCAAAGGTTTTCATATCATTTAGCATATGTAAAGCTGCATCTACTAGCGATATTCCTAAAGCTGCTCCGAGCCCACAATCTCCTTGTAAGTCTAAATGCAAATACGCAGGAATGTCTAATAGTTCTAGGGCTTCACGTTGCTTTGGAGATATGGAATAATGTGAGGCAAGCAAATAATCTTTAACTTTGGGATTTATTTTTGTAGCAATCAAAGCTGCTAAGCTCGTACTCAATCCATCCAAAACAACTAAGCAACGTTTTTGTGCTGCTGCTATAATCAAGCTACTTAAAAATACAATCCCCTTATCTATTTTGTTGAAAGGCATTTGTTCTATTTCATTTTGGCAATAATAGTCAAATATCAACTGACAATCTTTTTCAGCATCAATTCCATTTTGTCCTAAGCCAATTATTTGCTTTTCTTCACGGATATAATCGCTACATATTTTCAAACTTTCTTTGAAATATGTTCCTGTTGATAGTTCTCTCAATCTTGGTATTGATATACTGACTATTGGAGCCTGAACACGTTTTGCAAATATTGCTAAAGGTAAATCTACCTCTTGCTCCTCTTTCTTAAGCACCAAAATCTTTCTTGGAATAATTTTAGGGCTAGGATTTTCAGTAATGCCAGCTAATTTTTTAGCAATTATTTCAAAATAATGCAGACTATTTAAGGGCTTTGTTAAATTGTCGATTCTAACTTGACATTTTTTCATAGCAACAAAATCTAAGGCAGGTATTTGCATCTCAATCACTTTAAATATTCCTCCTTACTATTTTCTAAAACTTCTGTTATTCCTGTTAACATTTCCATTACAATCGATGCGCCAATAGCTTCACCTAATCTTACTTTCATATCTAAACATGGCTGCAAGCCAAGTGTATTCAACGCTATAATATGTGCTGGCTCACCTGACAAATGTGAGGCAAACATATAGTCTTTAGCATTTTTATGCATAGCTTGAGCAATTAAGGCTGAAGCAGTTGTATTTAACCCATCAATAATAACTGGACAGCTATTTGCCGCAGCCGCTAGTATCACACCTACAAGCGCCCCGATCTCAAAACCACCTACTTTAGCTAAAACATCAATACCATCTTTAATATCTGGCCTATTTATTTCCAGTCCTTTACGCACAACATCTAATTTTACTTGCATTCTACTGTCAGAAATGCCTGTCCCTCGACCTGTAATTTCTTCGGGTGACATACCTGTAAAAGCTCCCACAATTGCAGCACTTGAGGTTGTATTGCCTATACCCATCTCCCCTAAACTAAAGCAGTTATACCCATCTTTTACTTTAGAATTTACAATCTCAATCCCTACTTCAATCGCTTTTATTGCTTCTAATTTACTCATCGCTGGTCCTTCAGTAAAATCCTGCGTTCCATAAGCAATTTTACGTTGCCACAGCCCAGGTACATTCTCCATATCTCCTGCAATTCCAACATCTGCGACTACCATATCCGCTTGACAATAGTTTGCAAAAGCATTAGCACTTCCACCTTTAGCTATCAAATAATTAGCCGTCATATGCATTGTCGTTTCAATTGGATAAGCGCTAATTCCTTGCTTAGCTACCCCATGATCTGCCGAAGTTATAACCATACAATGTTTTATTGTTGTACAAAACTTATTTCCTTTGATAGCAATATATTTTCGTGCCATCTGAGCAAGTCTACCAAATTTTTTTTGCTCTAGTATAACACTACTAATATTTTCACAATTTGAAGATGGCACACTTTTAATGTTTTTTAGAGTTTTCGTCAATAAATTCATCTTTACCTCACTGTTTATCATATTCTTTATTAAAAAACAAAGAGACTTTTGAAAGTTTCCCTTCAAAAGTCTCTTTTCCACAAAAACTTTTAACAACTCAAGGCAGGTCTCCTGGCTCCCGATTCATCAATTTTACACCTTCCCCCTTAAGAGTGGCATTCGTAAAATCTCCTCGATACAGTGGTGGGCCCGCGTTTACACATTTTTCAATGCTCCTACTTCCCTATTCTTCACATTATGTGACACCTTGGTTGAAATATTCAATTGGAAATTATTATAGCATAACTCTTTGCTATGGTCAACTCTTGCTATTTTGATAATCTTGCAAAAATTTTTCTATTCCTTTATCGGTTAATTCATGCTTAATCATATCTCTGACTAGGCTAGGAGGAATTGTAGCAATATCAACTCCAGTTTGAGCCAATAAATTTATATGTTGCAAGTTTCTTACACTAGCAGCGATAACTTTTGTTTTAATTTTGTATAGTTTAAAGGTTTGTATTATTTCTTTTACTGCCTGAACCCCATCTTCACCAATATCATCTAATCGCCCCACAAAAGGACTCACATAAGTTGCGCCAGCTTTTGCAGCAAGCAATGCTTGAGCTAAATTAAAAATTAATGTTACATTTGTTTTTATACCTTTGCAAGCTAATACATTGACCGCTTTTAGTCCTTCTGCCGTAGCTGGAATTTTTATAATAATATTGGATGCTAACTTATTCAATTGTTCAGCTTCTTTAATCATCCCCAAATAATCAGTTGCTATTACTTCTGCACTTATTGGTCCAGAAACTAATCCCGCAATCTTTTTTATTACTTCAGATAACTGTTCGCCACTCTTTGCCACTAAGCTAGGATTAGTGGTAACTCCACCAACAACTCCCCAAGCTACAAACTCTTCTATTTCTTTTATTATTGCCGTATCTAAAAAAATTTCCATTCCACCGCCTCCTAATAATCAAACCTATTTTTTTAAATTATTCTACATATTTTTACAAAATCCTCTTTTAAGTTCTCTATCGTAAAATTATTGATTTTACACAATTATTTTGCTATAGTTATTTTATAGAGTATTGTAGTTATTTAATCCTAAGAATTTCTTGTTTTTCATGGCTTTTTACTCCTCAGGACAGTACAGAATAATATTTGGAGGTATTTATAAGATGGGTGTAATAAAAATTATGATGGTTGATGATTCGCCCTTTTCACGCACAATTCTTGCTGATACTTTACGTGAGTTTAATTGTGAAATTGTTGGTGAAGCTGACTCAATTGAATCCTTGATCGAAACCTATAAAAATTGTAAACCCGATATCGTTACGATGGATATTGCTATGCCAGGAGCAGATGGTTTCGAATGCAGCAAAGCCCTTTTAGCACATGATCCTAGTGCACGCATCGTTTTAATTAGTTCCATGAAAGACGAAGAAACCGAATCAGAAGCTCGTCGCACTGGTATTATGGGCTATATTCAAAAACCTGCTGATGCAGAAACTGCAGCTAGAATTTTCAAAAATGTCCTTTCACCTGATGTTTTATATCAAAACTTAGAAGCTTGGAGTCTTGAAACTTGTAAAGAAGCTCTTTCACAAAGTATTACACGTATGACCAAAACTACAGCTTCCTATTTAGATAAAGAAATTTGCAAACCTAGTTTTTCTAAAGGAATTGCTGTAGTTATTGGTATAATTGGCCGCTATCCTGGGACATTTATTCTTGATATCGCCCAAGATACCGCTGAAAAAATGGCCACCAATATGTTGCGCCGCGAACCTAAAAATCGCGAAGAAATTATTGCCATGGCCGCGGAATTTGCCAATGTCGTGGGCGGAATCGCCTGTTCAATGATCAATAAAAAGGATAAAAATTTAAGTCTACGAGTAGCTCCTCCAAGTGTTTTTTATGGTGCAACTACCGAAATAGTTAGTCCTAATATTTGTGTGCGTATGATTTCTGCTCAAACTGATTTTGGCGATATCGACATAAGTATTGGATTTAAGAAAGGAAATGTGCTATGGATGTAAATGCAATCAATCCTATTTTAACAGCTTTTACGACTATTTTACCGCAAATCGGTTTCCAACAAATAGAAAAAATTTCTACAAACTTAGAAGGATCCACCCTCGATAATAGCGGAATAATGATTAATATCGGTGTAATGGGTCCT from Succinispira mobilis DSM 6222 includes:
- a CDS encoding GGDEF domain-containing protein, producing MRREDLLNNMQSANLEEILFASVIDKAEITTVFQPIISLRSSEVYGYEALSRGPENSSMENPEILFNLSEKYGRIWELEYLCRWKALEKAKCLEEDKKIFLNVSPHIMHDIKFRQGFTREYLNKFKINPDKIIFEITERQAISNVPDFINTVQNYKSQNYQIAIDDVGAGFSGLNLISGVYPHFIKLDMNLIRNIDKDFVKQAMVKSMCEFGQLTNTYLIAEGIETEAELLKLIEMGVHYGQGYFIQKPSSKIQNISEQVQEIILQANKNKNRFIGSTIYELYIYKICKKLPTVNANLKVEQVDAIFKKDTAAPGYCVVEEEQLLGIVTKNEMYKFLSGQYGYSLYGKKPVREIANANFLSVDYKMTIDIVSKKAMARSAEQLYDLIVVTKDARYYGVVTVKDLLEKAIEIEVINAKNLNPLSELPGNRLIELQLEQSIKNPEDLNILYFDIDNFKAYNDVYGFENGDKIIKLLTKILKDIFSLNDFVGHIGGDDFVVITNRNPIKNLVDKIIYNFERELKDYYNNDDWEQGYLICKNRRGIEECFPLLSLSVVCLAIKNFDCIYKLAEKASKLKKKCKLLNGSNFISE
- a CDS encoding EAL domain-containing protein yields the protein MKLTKMNYYFEKIKNISLVERISLIPLIAVFLAIALISYISANNIKDSIISEMQTNGVFLSQQFSSRITDRKAAIDVLEEQLNEKIRIAANIVIKDAENLNNTRLLQLAKNLDVDELYWLNSKGEVVYATIPGYIGWQTTINHPLIAIVQGQKELMEKIRPDSKYGKLLKYGAVRAEDGSFVQVGISAARISKMNEKFNYQKLVQSLALEKNIVYVGFVDLNYRIVAHSNEELQGKQLPRYSYLQKVIEIGDYQAQETVDTTTATEIYDILFPVIVEGQIVGALQLGYSMENVKTEVEKNNLKILLWGTFILGLLSFSLRKALKKQIIKPIVDLESDIKAISIEDDIDYRLPKIENDPFLLLRQAINKNLDKSQEYFAKMLDNQDELYAANEELEAVVGQLSASEEELQAQYEEIQDYAEKMKALKEKYTLAVEVTDSVVWELNILEKTIIFSENFRQKTGMEEDKIALINFISEVVYEADRELVRESLANYQYKTQSAVQVQFRIIDKLNRQYWYLMRGKSFNDALECRLVLTGVLVEISDYKRQEEYIRFLADHDQLTELYNKRKFVEKLAIDLEKGKKGAVLLLDIDNFKNINDTLGHIYGDKVLKNVADILSRVVGEKSAVYRFGGDEFLIRLNEQTDLKEVEKLIVKINETVKHDNMVEGINNHLTISMGIAFYPYDGNSVDELLIKADIAMYSAKRAGKNRYGFFNESMNAIFSEKIKIEKFLRIALEQKDFQVLYQPVIKTDTGEIAYFEALLRMRATNIYPGEFIPVAEETGLIVPIGRWVIQEVLGQLNIWQSLGHEPKPVAINLSPRQFEDPLLVTYIQEELEKNNIKSSLLEIEITENVLLENREETIATMEKIQALGMSIALDDFGTGFSSLNYLTFMPVNKIKLDKSLKDKFINLDNTKVMDSLIALAHGLNLKVVIEGVEDFEEVGKLKRAGSDYLQGYLFSKPVAGDLVQKLFQNKYLN
- a CDS encoding nicotinate-nucleotide--dimethylbenzimidazole phosphoribosyltransferase, with the translated sequence MQIPALDFVAMKKCQVRIDNLTKPLNSLHYFEIIAKKLAGITENPSPKIIPRKILVLKKEEQEVDLPLAIFAKRVQAPIVSISIPRLRELSTGTYFKESLKICSDYIREEKQIIGLGQNGIDAEKDCQLIFDYYCQNEIEQMPFNKIDKGIVFLSSLIIAAAQKRCLVVLDGLSTSLAALIATKINPKVKDYLLASHYSISPKQREALELLDIPAYLHLDLQGDCGLGAALGISLVDAALHMLNDMKTFGEADVAVANDGPGAIKQNKNIKDM
- the cobT gene encoding nicotinate-nucleotide--dimethylbenzimidazole phosphoribosyltransferase gives rise to the protein MNLLTKTLKNIKSVPSSNCENISSVILEQKKFGRLAQMARKYIAIKGNKFCTTIKHCMVITSADHGVAKQGISAYPIETTMHMTANYLIAKGGSANAFANYCQADMVVADVGIAGDMENVPGLWQRKIAYGTQDFTEGPAMSKLEAIKAIEVGIEIVNSKVKDGYNCFSLGEMGIGNTTSSAAIVGAFTGMSPEEITGRGTGISDSRMQVKLDVVRKGLEINRPDIKDGIDVLAKVGGFEIGALVGVILAAAANSCPVIIDGLNTTASALIAQAMHKNAKDYMFASHLSGEPAHIIALNTLGLQPCLDMKVRLGEAIGASIVMEMLTGITEVLENSKEEYLK
- the fsa gene encoding fructose-6-phosphate aldolase, with the translated sequence MEIFLDTAIIKEIEEFVAWGVVGGVTTNPSLVAKSGEQLSEVIKKIAGLVSGPISAEVIATDYLGMIKEAEQLNKLASNIIIKIPATAEGLKAVNVLACKGIKTNVTLIFNLAQALLAAKAGATYVSPFVGRLDDIGEDGVQAVKEIIQTFKLYKIKTKVIAASVRNLQHINLLAQTGVDIATIPPSLVRDMIKHELTDKGIEKFLQDYQNSKS
- a CDS encoding response regulator, translated to MGVIKIMMVDDSPFSRTILADTLREFNCEIVGEADSIESLIETYKNCKPDIVTMDIAMPGADGFECSKALLAHDPSARIVLISSMKDEETESEARRTGIMGYIQKPADAETAARIFKNVLSPDVLYQNLEAWSLETCKEALSQSITRMTKTTASYLDKEICKPSFSKGIAVVIGIIGRYPGTFILDIAQDTAEKMATNMLRREPKNREEIIAMAAEFANVVGGIACSMINKKDKNLSLRVAPPSVFYGATTEIVSPNICVRMISAQTDFGDIDISIGFKKGNVLWM